A stretch of the Arthrobacter sp. PAMC 25486 genome encodes the following:
- a CDS encoding NAD(P)-dependent alcohol dehydrogenase: MSIPSTMRASVLTAPKTIELKTVAIPEPQRGQVLVRVTAVGVCGSDTHFYETGAIGDIIVKGPIVLGHETAGEIVAVGEGVDSGRVGIRVAVEPQTPCRKCEFCKTGRYHLCRDILFYGAWPVDGSFSEYVIVDDDFAHAIPDRITDEQAALVEPLSVAVHAARRAGVKAGDKVLITGAGPIGIMNIQVAKALGATEVVISDPISHRREFALTHGADVAFDPTTGGLEDYEEYFDVFIDASGNARAILSAFPAVKRGGTACLVGMGGEELNVPIAMFQHREINLTGTFRYVNTWPTAIALLASGAVSVDGIVTGRYGLQDVEESLMKSKKDPMAIKTMVIPALTDVRAG, encoded by the coding sequence ATGTCGATCCCTTCCACCATGCGTGCCAGCGTTCTGACGGCACCCAAGACCATCGAACTCAAAACAGTTGCCATTCCGGAACCGCAGCGGGGCCAGGTGCTGGTTCGAGTAACAGCAGTGGGCGTCTGCGGGTCGGATACCCACTTCTATGAGACGGGCGCTATCGGCGACATCATCGTCAAGGGGCCGATTGTACTCGGTCACGAAACCGCGGGCGAGATCGTCGCCGTAGGCGAGGGGGTAGATAGCGGGCGTGTGGGAATCCGCGTGGCCGTGGAACCTCAGACACCGTGCCGGAAGTGCGAATTCTGCAAGACCGGCCGCTATCACTTGTGCCGCGACATCCTGTTCTACGGAGCGTGGCCTGTTGATGGTTCCTTCTCTGAGTACGTAATAGTGGACGATGACTTCGCCCATGCGATTCCGGACAGGATCACCGACGAGCAGGCTGCACTGGTGGAGCCGCTGTCCGTCGCTGTCCACGCGGCCCGTCGTGCCGGAGTGAAGGCCGGGGATAAGGTCCTCATCACGGGAGCCGGTCCCATCGGCATCATGAACATCCAGGTGGCCAAGGCGCTCGGCGCCACCGAGGTAGTGATCAGCGACCCTATTTCCCACCGTCGGGAGTTCGCCTTGACGCACGGGGCCGACGTCGCCTTCGATCCCACCACGGGTGGCTTGGAAGACTACGAGGAATACTTCGACGTCTTCATCGACGCCTCCGGAAACGCCCGGGCCATCCTTTCCGCTTTCCCGGCCGTCAAGCGTGGTGGGACCGCCTGCCTGGTGGGAATGGGCGGGGAAGAACTTAATGTTCCTATCGCGATGTTCCAGCACCGCGAGATCAACCTGACTGGGACGTTCCGTTACGTGAACACTTGGCCGACTGCGATCGCCCTGCTGGCTTCGGGCGCCGTGAGCGTGGATGGTATCGTCACGGGGAGATACGGTCTCCAGGACGTCGAAGAATCGCTTATGAAGTCCAAGAAGGATCCAATGGCGATCAAGACAATGGTCATCCCTGCGCTCACGGACGTGCGGGCCGGTTGA
- a CDS encoding HAD family phosphatase: MIDVDAQKTIEWEVSEFLFDMDGTLLDSIAAVEQAWYEWAAEEGVAIPDGESFHGRTAQDLAAALIPEERIPAALLRLSELEQSPRVPVTPLLGALELLTAVPVEKWAVVTSAARLVALARLAAGGIPVPTLLVSGDDVAHGKPDPEPYLAGIRWARNGILPVAFEDTVAGLRSARAAGCRAVGLVGTATAAELLPHADAVLATLAEATVVVGHDGSLRVRLIPID; the protein is encoded by the coding sequence ATGATCGATGTTGACGCGCAGAAAACGATCGAGTGGGAGGTCAGCGAGTTCCTCTTCGACATGGACGGAACGCTCCTGGACTCCATCGCTGCGGTGGAACAAGCCTGGTACGAATGGGCTGCCGAGGAAGGAGTGGCTATTCCCGACGGAGAGTCGTTTCACGGCCGAACCGCCCAGGATCTGGCCGCCGCACTCATTCCCGAAGAGCGAATACCGGCGGCGTTGCTGCGCTTGAGCGAACTCGAGCAGAGTCCACGAGTCCCTGTCACCCCGCTACTCGGGGCGCTCGAACTCCTGACAGCGGTGCCTGTGGAAAAATGGGCAGTTGTGACATCTGCTGCACGCCTCGTCGCCCTGGCGAGGCTGGCCGCTGGAGGCATCCCGGTGCCTACATTGCTCGTCTCGGGCGATGACGTCGCGCACGGCAAACCGGATCCCGAGCCGTACCTGGCAGGAATTCGCTGGGCACGGAACGGCATCCTGCCGGTCGCCTTTGAAGATACCGTCGCGGGACTGCGTTCCGCCCGGGCTGCGGGGTGCCGCGCCGTCGGCCTGGTGGGAACCGCGACGGCGGCTGAACTCCTTCCCCACGCAGATGCGGTGCTCGCTACACTGGCGGAGGCCACCGTCGTCGTCGGGCATGACGGCAGCCTTCGAGTGCGACTGATCCCGATTGATTAA
- a CDS encoding transposase — translation MVEAPARRLRGLEHSQTVINIVPLISLTIRSEYGTEATSMYWALLQNDVLDVVRMLLNLIRYVDILYFVGARNEPFAAGGFFSCLHNGVCVPKYAVVDRMIVVDGFVDGLVIIAETGGDMRVFPTSAQLAAWSGVAPGNNESAGRHKPASVRKGNAYLKGALGLTALNIAKQKKQKKGFLSDRYRRLANRRGNSRAIVAMEHTVITAAWKILKNSVFYEEPPIKRFTQANKDRARQRAIKELEQQGYEVIITLAA, via the coding sequence GTGGTGGAAGCTCCCGCCCGTCGGCTGCGCGGCCTCGAACACAGCCAAACAGTCATCAATATTGTGCCTCTCATTTCACTCACGATTCGCTCCGAGTATGGTACCGAGGCGACCTCGATGTATTGGGCGTTACTTCAGAATGACGTACTTGACGTAGTTAGAATGCTCCTTAACCTGATCCGATACGTCGATATTCTGTACTTTGTCGGTGCCCGGAATGAACCGTTTGCGGCCGGTGGCTTCTTTTCCTGCCTCCACAATGGGGTATGCGTACCGAAGTATGCTGTCGTTGATCGAATGATAGTTGTAGACGGCTTCGTAGACGGCCTGGTCATCATTGCCGAAACCGGTGGCGACATGCGCGTATTCCCGACCTCGGCCCAACTCGCCGCCTGGTCCGGAGTCGCCCCCGGCAACAACGAGTCCGCGGGCCGGCACAAGCCAGCTTCCGTCAGGAAAGGCAACGCATACCTGAAGGGAGCCCTCGGCCTGACGGCACTGAACATTGCCAAACAGAAGAAACAGAAGAAAGGTTTCCTCTCCGATCGATACCGGCGCCTAGCCAACCGACGAGGCAACTCCCGCGCCATCGTTGCCATGGAACACACCGTCATCACCGCCGCCTGGAAAATCCTCAAGAACAGTGTCTTCTACGAGGAGCCACCCATCAAGCGCTTCACCCAAGCCAACAAGGACAGAGCCCGCCAACGAGCCATTAAGGAACTAGAACAGCAAGGGTACGAAGTTATCATCACCCTTGCTGCCTAA